A genomic window from Zalophus californianus isolate mZalCal1 chromosome 13, mZalCal1.pri.v2, whole genome shotgun sequence includes:
- the LOC113935138 gene encoding spermatogenesis-associated protein 31D4 isoform X2, which produces MELLKSGIDGDFEDKDQPHGTRKAGSRTMVLQTGLMNNKRKPTRSDSSSFLLPSEHLQRQGRAKRRRKGGTLKDYRCYQREVEEAQKLISVLRSPVGRHHDTISFHQLLCPDPSCEVCNRTTAEINRLLFPEALEDATPLASTAPVTSSSFTLSPDSSAVPPGDLISASLPEPSPPPASTFSPNPVTPLADFFPPSPPGGSLPPESFPPLHSEFPKDSFPPQSLAFPPIPPNHAQTVDPVVHPEATLSLNTIFCPDSALSQDVNPLPELSQMVNPTETFACHNAPPTLSVSPPPDCSLTMTQPKSISISKKPVPEISSPDSSGGLPTYVPTITGFNPSRLSILDFPSWQTHAKDFFPSTLAPYDFHQEFLALHSSEASSGEDPAAKLVEPANLSLLSPDGLALLEEQVRKRSDFWMWKEMKKSSVPKQTIAEKHDLEVSLPFWSSKDQSKELHVHRQPPYPTTTLKEGHLQQTPIQFFWGLPTLHSESLFSVAHVLDNCSSILIFNRVSNASTEQESPVVPHPLPLSLPQPQPLPIPQVQPQAHLQSPLPILSSGPLTQVKVCGVCLHRPEMESESLIPNEMQHLEWNVLQKEQETVWGLPTVVQRSQEDFCPSAPKPLTHQASQARVAISILPGQFPLTDELRRKLERHLRKRLIQHQWGLSRRICKSLSLMGPSIFSETPNLQRYHGRTWISKSESKSSKSESDEGDSEMSQLEDDDLEKDNDDLEKDQRHNPENGPKDYLLSDPESSSGNDMGYDSEKELRRPSEKNSTVSVETIGRGQFENVLKIHLSKKCEEINEGQLPGPVHNSWHTMTQTSLLFENSHTEIKHRSLPPSEVQDYSLNTFRELPFLESSAQQMLEAHIKRFRMMMTQGLPSRVLESIELFKLIKDTSHSSFSSSTNLISELNSKPGGFNSLRGSSKSLHGDKVGTANSASILDRPLPAASTVGKEEQRSLRQSPSDINHELAEDVQKIKDGTQTLTPVKHDTIGNRWPPKLPAREAGAGHEPKDKSANSGGRGGMQQGKKNLEPVFVPTVSRVIFRVKELDAHQSQSNILTTSKPVSSQTIKVNVNKAKTTIPIKSPPPNISIPQDPKSSKLKQQLLCELKFKLEEREHSRAQAHHTGLPPASDSLTYKASLTHAQGVSSGDMGASQVLHVHTEDTGINMEQQQEPGVRKHVLRKCQNKNLPPAAVTMSPPGSKAQELGGGDAGLGTSQPKRNSFPTEDVALNKRFPTQDVLSEKPGSKPSQTLSQNGQPPPESLSQKGQPPSESHCRKKMKRFLQWLKPGIKCKRQENSQEKGSPRSSVESRGLLKGRTAFTGATEARKIVTDGTFLEEKMGRWHAIDSTCPQQPIPFPTKYGKTQQKAQVQAQAQPVQGHTGNIRQIRDKDRQPQKAVAFKDQRLHPLSMPHREPAPHPHATCRHQAGQGPPATLTTAGGTVFRDLPLLFRQKTLLQNFHGGIFPTPK; this is translated from the exons CGTCAGGGCAGAgccaagaggaggaggaaaggtggGACTCTGAAAG ACTACAGATGCTACCAGAGAGAAGTGGAGGAAGCCCAGAAGCTGATCTCTGTTTTAAGAAG CCCAGTAGGCCGGCATCATGATACCATCTCCTTTCATCAACTGCTATGCCCAGACCCCTCCTGTGAGGTGTGTAATAGAACAACTGCTGAGATCAATCGGCTGCTGTTCCCGGAGGCCCTGGAAGATGCTACTCCCTTGGCTTCCACAGCCCCTGTGACTTCCTCATCGTTCACTCTCTCCCCTGACTCCTCAGCAGTCCCTCCAGGAGACCTAATATCAGCTTCTCTGCCTGAGCCttccccaccacctgcctccaCCTTCTCACCTAACCCAGTGACCCCCTTGGCTGACTTTTTTCCACCCTCACCACCGGGTGGCTCTTTGCCACCAGAGTCTTTTCCTCCCTTGCATTCCGAATTCCCAAAGGACAGTTTCCCACCCCAGTCCCTTGCCTTTCCTCCAATCCCACCAAATCATGCTCAGACAGTGGATCCTGTTGTCCATCCAGAGGCCACTTTGTCTCTAAATACCATCTTCTGTCCGGACTCTGCCCTTTCCCAAGATGTCAACCCCTTACCGGAGTTGTCCCAGATGGTAAATCCCACTGAGACCTTTGCTTGTCATAATGCACCACCAACCCTGTCTGTTTCACCACCACCGGACTGCAGTTTAACTATGACTCAACCTAAATCGATTTCCATCTCAAAGAAGCCTGTTCCAGAGATCTCATCTCCAGATAGCTCTGGTGGGTTGCCTACTTATGTCCCAACAATCACAGGCTTTAACCCCTCCAGATTGTCAATTTTAGACTTCCCTTCGTGGCAAACTCATGCCAAAGATTTCTTCCCTTCAACCTTGGCTCCATATGATTTCCATCAAGAGTTTCTGGCCCTCCATTCTTCAGAGGCTTCTTCCGGGGAAGACCCTGCAGCCAAGCTTGTGGAGCCTGCTAACCTCTCACTTCTCAGCCCCGATGGCTTGGCACTCCTAGAGGAACAAGTCCGAAAGAGGAGTGACTTCTGGatgtggaaggaaatgaaaaagagttCTGTTCCAAAACAAACAATTGCCGAAAAACATGacttggaagtttcccttcctttctggagCAGCAAAGATCAATCAAAGGAGCTGCATGTGCATCGGCAGCCCCCATATCCTACAACCACCTTGAAGGAGGGCCATTTACAGCAAACCCCTATCCAGTTCTTCTGGGGTCTCCCAACTCTGCATAGTGAGTCCTTGTTCTCTGTTGCCCATGTCTTAGATAATTGTTCCTCCATCTTAATTTTTAACAGAGTCTCGAATGCCTCCACAGAGCAGGAATCCCCAGTAGTTCCCcatcctcttcctctgtccttgccccaaccccagcccctaCCTATCCCTCAGGTCCAGCCCCAGGCCCACCTTCAGTCCCCACTCCCCATCCTGTCATCTGGTCCTCTAACCCAGGTTAAGGTCTGTGGAGTGTGTTTGCACAGACCTGAGATGGAATCAGAGTCTCTCATACCAAATGAAATGCAACATCTGGAATGGAACGTGTTGCAGAAGGAACAGGAAACTGTGTGGGGTTTACCCACTGTTGTCCAAAGATCCCAGGAGGACTTCTGTCCTTCAGCTCCTAAACCTCTTACTCACCAGGCCTCCCAGGCCCGTGTTGCAATCTCTATCCTTCCTGGACAGTTTCCTCTCACCGATGAGCTTCGAAGAAAACTAGAGCGTCACCTTCGAAAGAGGCTCATCCAACACCAGTGGGGCCTGTCCCGTAGGATCTGTAAGTCTCTATCACTGATGGGTCCGAGTATTTTTTCAGAGACACCTAACTTGCAGCGCTATCATGGACGCACATGGATCTCTAAGAGTGAGAGTAAATCGAGCAAATCTGAAAGCGATGAGGGGGACTCAGAAATGAGTCAGCTGGAGGACGATGACCTGGAGAAGGACAATGATGATCTGGAGAAGGATCAGCGACACAACCCAGAGAATGGCCCAAAAGATTATCTGTTGAGTGACCCAGAGAGCTCTTCAGGTAATGATATGGGGTATGATTCTGAAAAAGAACTTAGGAGACCATCAGAGAAAAACTCAACAGTGTCTGTGGAGACTATAGGTCGGGGACAATTTGAAAATGTCTTGAAAATTCACTTGAGCAAAAAGTGTGAGGAAATTAATGAGGGTCAGCTCCCCGGGCCTGTGCATAATTCATGGCATACTATGACGCAGACGTCGCTTCTTTTTGAGAACTCCCAcactgaaataaaacacagaagtttGCCACCATCAGAGGTTCAGGACTACTCCCTGAATACCTTCCGGGAGCTTCCCTTTCTTGAATCTAGTGCACAACAGATGCTGGAAGCCCATATTAAAAGGTTTCGTATGATGATGACACAGGGCCTTCCCTCCAGGGTCCTTGAATCCATAGAGCTCTTTAAATTGATAAAGGACACTTCCCATTCTAGCTTTTCCTCCTCAACCAACCTGATTTCTGAGCTAAATTCTAAACCTGGGGGCTTCAACTCCCTCAGAGGAAGCTCTAAATCTCTCCATGGAGACAAAGTGGGAACAGCAAATTCAGCCTCCATCCTGGATCGTCCTCTCCCTGCCGCCTCAACTGTGGGCAAGGAAGAACAGAGAAGTCTGAGGCAATCACCCTCTGATATCAACCATGAGTTAGCAGAGGATGTTCAGAAGATTAAGGATGGCACACAGACTCTTACACCTGTCAAACATGACACCATAGGCAACAGATGGCCCCCAAAGCTgcctgcaagggaagctggggcCGGACATGAGCCAAAGGATAAGAGTGCAAATTCTGGAGGTAGAGGAGGGATGCAACAGGGCAAAAAGAATCTAGAACCTGTCTTTGTGCCCACAGTGTCCAGGGTGATATTCAGGGTCAAGGAACTTGATGCTCATCAATCACAATCTAATATCTTGACAACCAGCAAGCCAGTAAGCTCCCAAACCATAAAGGTGAATGTTAATAAAGCCAAAACTACCATCCCCATTAAAAGCCCCCCACCAAACATATCAATTCCCCAAGATCCTAAATCATCAAAGCTTAAACAACAACTCTTGTGTGAGCTAAAGTTTAAattggaggagagagagcataGCCGGGCGCAAGCCCACCACACTGGCCTGCCCCCTGCCTCAGATAGTTTGACTTACAAGGCCTCACTGACTCATGCCCAGGGTGTGTCCAGTGGGGACATGGGAGCTTCTCAGGTGCTGCATGTCCATACAGAGGACACAGGAATTAATATGGAACAACAGCAGGAGCCTGGGGTCCGTAAGCATGTCTTACGGAAGTGCCAGAATAAGAATCTCCCACCAGCTGCGGTGACCATGAGCCCTCCAGGCTCCAAGGCACAAGAGCTTGGTGGAGGGGATGCAGGACTGGGGACATCCCAACCTAAAAGGAACAGTTTCCCTACTGAGGATGTGGCATTGAACAAGAGGTTCCCTACTCAGGACGTGCTATCGGAAAAGCCGGGAAGCAAGCCTTCCCAGACCCTATCACAGAACGGTCAGCCGCCTCCTGAAAGCCTTTCACAGAAGGGTCAGCCTCCTTCTGAAAGCcattgcagaaaaaaaatgaagcgtTTTTTGCAATGGCTTAAGCCAGGGATAAAATGCAAGAGGCAAGAAAACTCCCAGGAAAAGGGCAGCCCCCGATCATCTGTGGAAAGCAGAGGCCTACTTAAAGGTAGAACTGCCTTTACTGGGGCAACGGAAGCTCGGAAAATCGTGACAGACGGGACGTTCCTAGAGGAGAAAATGGGGCGTTGGCATGCAATAGATAGCACCTGCCCTCAACAGCCCATTCCCTTCCCAACCAAGTATGGGAAAACTCAGCAGAAAGCACAAGTGCAGGCTCAGGCACAGCCTGTCCAGGGCCATACTGGAAATATTAGACAGATCAGAGACAAGGACAGACAGCCCCAGAAAGCTGTGGCATTTAAGGACCAGCGACTGCATCCCCTATCCAtgccccacagggagcctgcaCCCCACCCACATGCCACCTGCAGGCATCAAGCTGGCCAGGGGCCTCcggccactctcaccactgctggaGGCACTGTGTTCAGAGATCTGCCTCTACTATTTAGGCAGAAAACCCTTCTCCAGAATTTCCACGGGGGGATATTTCCCACCCCAAAATAA